A stretch of DNA from Odontesthes bonariensis isolate fOdoBon6 chromosome 5, fOdoBon6.hap1, whole genome shotgun sequence:
GCTGTAACAGAGTGTATGCTGTTCAATACgaaaatgacaaaacatgaaaacaagACACAGGAAACTTGTCTTTTATGTACATGCAAGTATAAAATAAAAGATCTTTggagcttgtgtttttttttctgctaccAATCTAATGTGGAGTTCAGTAAAAGTCGTTCAGGAAGTCGTTCCTTTGTGTCAATGTGTTCACATTGTTTCAATTGTCTCATTTGGTCTCCAGTTACTCGAAACCAGTAAATTACAAGGCCCACTGCACATATCACAGTCAGTCTATTATTCACTGTTAGTGCTACGGAGCCAGGCAGGGAGAGTCCAATGAACAATGCTAATGAACTGCATTGTATTTCATCAAGATGgaaagctaaaaaaataaaaaaaaacagcaaaaacactgTGACGTACAAGATGAACTCCTGAATCTCATCTGTCCATCTTCAACAGATGACAGCTGAACGATATTATTCAGGTGGTCCTAATGCTACGATTTCTTGGGGAATATTTTCCATATAACACAAAATGTAAACAttataaaaacactgtttttACAATTTACAGTTACACTggtttatcaaatcaaatcaaacttatttgtagcatatttcatgtacaaaacagttcaaagtgctttacataaaataaaagcattgcagcggggagtgtaagaagcattaaaaatacataaaaggatataaagagaaacaaataaaataatttaaatgaatataaaaaacaagcaacagtccagataaattcaaagatagcatgcagatttcatgcatagacacatgagaaaataaatgtttctaacctggatttaaaaatgtctacatttggtgaaagtttaatctccactggcagtttgttccacttgtttgcagcataacagctaaatgctgcttctccatgtttagtctggattctggactggaccagctgacctgagtccttggatctaagagctctgcaggcttttaaaatctattctgtgactgactggaagccagagtaaagattttaaagctgctgtgatgtgttcagatctcttagtccgggttaaaactctagcagcagcattttggaagagctgcagatgtttaatgctctttttgggaagtgcAGTTAAAaaagcattacagtaatggagtctgctggagatgaatgcatggatgagtttacAGTAATTATCGCAGACAAAACTGCAAACAGGAAATTCTGCTTTGCACTTCTTCATCACTATTTCCACTTCCATTTTTCATGTAAAATGTTTAAATCATTTCATCAAAATTTCAGCTGAACTTCCCATACATAAACCATacattttattcagttaaaaTAAAAAGCTCATCCAGAAACAAATAATCCCCAAAATTTCCAGTAAAGCAGATGGTGTGACATCAGATGAGAGCATACAGAATGACATTAAATCAAATCAGCATGATGTTACTAACATTTTTACCAGTAGAAAACGACAGTGGTTCTTGTTCAGGAATGCTGCCTTTTGATGCCAAAAATGAATTGGTTCAGGATCCCAGTGAGAAGCAAATGTCAGTCTGATCCACAGTTAATTATTGTTGCTTCTAAActtgtaaaaacaaacagaaactggAGCCTTGGTGGTGGGCAGAATGTATGAGCTCTATGGTTCTCAAATACATCTGATGCAGGAACCAGAACCCGAAGCAGCTCTCCAAACACAGCTGCCGATAAAGACATGACTCCGGCAGTCAGTGGAGGCGCAGTCGTTTCTCTGATGCAAACTGTCTCTCTTCTTCTTCGGAGAACTGGTTTCCCCTCACACTGTGGGAACAGAGTCACGAGTCATCAGGCATTAATTCAAACACTTCCACACACTCAGAGCTTCCTATTGCCAAAATGACTGAACGCTAATATTATGCAGATTCTTTAAGGGTGCATTCACTCTAATACAGCAAGTTTCATTTTCATCTTTGATCTACAGTGATACCAAACTCAGATCCTGAAAGTTTGCTCAGCAGTGCCGTTATTAGTACTCATGCTATGATTATATAAGACCGTTTAAAGCTAGGTTTAGGATGTCTGTCTGATATTTATATAtcacatctttttttgtttgtttttgtttcactcGTGAACTTATTATTTTCTATTACAGTTGTTGGTTGCTCATCCAGAAAAGTCAAATGTTActgttcaaaagaaaagaaaactcttaCTTTCACCTGAATTAGAATTTCAGATATTCATTTATTGTGATCACTGATGAACGCTTAAACTGATTCACACTATATTTGTTGACATTATAATTTTGTGTATCATTCTTGCAAGTAACACAAATGATACCACAATAAAGAAAAACGatgaattaacaacaaaaaagtaTGATTTGTATTGCAATTTTTAAACAATGTTACAGTAAGAGATAAGGTGAGGTAGATCGCTTGAATGGACTTCAGTCAGCAAAGAGTTCCATAAGATGGGGGCAGGAATGGAGAAGGCCCGAtctctctttgtcataaaactGTGATCTGGGAACAGTTAGCAGGGCACAATCTGCTGAGCTCGTTGGTCAGGAGGGCACATATGAGGTCAATGTAagattgttttgagaagcaaaacactttattttcgggaccccagcaaactagccagactaccttcgtcaacgccaaaacgaggctggaactctgctcacaggacgcagcagggggtaagaaaatgttcataaatgatattgctaatatgggatgtcatacagcttcatgtcaagaggcgaactatccctttaaggagtccaatttatttttctttaatagtAGATTGATAGGAACATGTTTAAAACAGTTTGGACAAGAATCAGAGGCCAGAGACATGCTGATTTTTTGGTTTAGACActaatcaaaggaatagtgtctaaaccagacttagagagactgatccatgcgtttgtctccagcaggttagactactgtaacggcctgctcactgggctctctaaacgtgctataagacagctgcagtacatccagaacgctgctgctcgagtcctgactagaaccaggaaatacgaccatattagtccagtgctcaggtctctgcactggcttcctgtcgctcagagaatagactttaaaacagctctgcttgtgtacaagtctcttcatggtcaagcgccaaagtacatctctgacaagttaaagccatatgaaccaactcgggctctgagaacctcagggaggggtctcctgctggtgcacagagtcaggactaaacaaggtgaggctgcgtttcagttttatgctcctaacatctggaacagtcttccagaagttgtgagacaggcctcaactctgacaatgtttaaatccaggctgaaaacagttcaatttagctgtgcatatgacacctgaaagtattttatctgcactcttcactttttaattaattaatgaatttGTCTACCTTGGGATTCACTTAAAAATGTCTAAACATTTTAGGCGGCACAGTGGTGTGGTAGTTAGATTATTCACATGTTTTATGGAATgattctctccgggtactctagcttcctcccactgtgcaaaaacatgcatgttaggttaattggtgtctctaaaattgtccttaggagtgagtgtgagtggtcTTTTCTGTAATTCTGTAATTgaggttgtttgtctctgtgtggccctgcgatggactgacaacctgtccaggatgtaccccgcctctcacccaatgaccgctgggataggctccaaccccccgcgacccaaccgatggattaagcgggtatagaaaatggatgaatggatggatggatggatggaatgattttatttgccttcttgtgattttatgtagcccTAAAGCTCTTTGAATTgtcttgtgtatgaattgtgctctacaaataaacttgccttgtcttacaatgaattggactgcaATTGGTatcttgaaatgttttttttttatatttggtgctatataaataaagtaaattgaatttaattgaatcacTGATTGATAAAAGCTCCGTGTTAGCACAGTCTCATACAAAGCTGACCCAGACATCACAGAAAACTGAACTCTTAAGTGTTCTCACCATATCTCTTTAAGCTGAGTGTTGTGAGTCAGAGCCTCTGCAAAATGCCGGATCCCATCTGCAGTGAACTGGTTGCTGATTAACCTGCAGACAAATATATACAAGTGAGTTACTGCCAATCGATTTCTGACCAGCAACATCACAAGCCCAATGATGTTGACACAGTGAGAGCATGCTCATGAATGAGCATTATGAGCATTATTTCCTCACCAGAGGTGGCTTAGACCAGTGTTCGCTTGGATCAATTCAGCCaaacatggagcagcatcaTCAGTCAGCTCATTCTGCACCAACCTGCAGGAGAACAAACAGATACTGATTCTAAACAGCTAGGACAAAGCTGTCCACCCCTACCTATGGTCCAGCCCAAGGGTCCCTGCTCATCCATAGACTTAATGTTTATGGATGATGTTTAACTTAATGTTTAATTCTGCACCTCAGGAGAGCCGTGGTGGCACCACATTACTTAATATGTCCCTGATGTAGACACAGCTTTAGACTCAAATTTAGTGGCTTGCATACCAGAATATCCTGAGGACGCTGTTCTCTTTCAGTGCTTCTGCCAGGCATCGCCCCCCTTTTGATGTGATGCCATTGGCTGACAGACTAGACCAGAGAAGAAACAAACAAGTCAAGCCAATGTATTTCGATCATTTTCTCTGTTCTGTTTCTTGCCTTGCCTTCAGACCTGAGGTTGGTAAGACGCGGGTGGTTCCGCAAAGCTTCAGCGAAAGCCTCTGCTCCCTCATCACCAATGTTGTTCCCCCACATCCTGGAAGCAAAGGCATCAAAGCTCTCAGGTGAGCTGCATTCGGTAGCTCACAAACAAAGAAGGCTTTTTCTACCTCAGCCTGTATTAATCTAATGTCCAATGGTAATTCAATCTGAAACATCCCTCTGACAGACTTACCCCACATCAAATATCGAAGTGCTTTTCTGAATTGCACTGGCCAAATACCTCCCACCAACGCTTGTGATCTTGTTTTTACCAACCCTATGAAGAAATAATGACATTATCAATTCTGTAACTATTTTTACATGAAGTTTTCGTTTTAGTAAGTCAGAAACATACTTGACAACTGCCAGCTTGGGGCATTCCTCAATGATCCGAGCGACAAGCTTGGCTCCAACATCTGTGATGTGATTGTTGTAAAGCCTGAATATGGAAATATATACAACTTCCAGATCAGTTTTTATTCATTGGATAAATGTTTTCTAGTTTTTAATTGATTAAAAAGTCAGAAAATATTGAAAGTCCAAGATGCCTCTTTAGCCTGACCAACGGGCCGAAATGTTAATATATTCCACACATTACATATGCAAAGTTAAATTGGGGTAATTTGGGCATTTTTGTTaagtattttttctatttttactaAAGCACATTGAAAAATACAGTAATGCACTCAAAATGTAGCTTTGAACAAAACATACAGCATTAGGCAGTAGTCactaaaataaattttttaCGCAAAATACTTCTACCCATCACAAGTATAACGGTCTGCAGTTTAGTTTTCACACATGACAGCACTgacgtttggttggttctgtttattAATCACTCACACTTGAAAGCATGGTCATACTGTGTGAAGCTAAAGAATCTCTGTCTCTTTCAGGCACATTTGACATGTTTCCGAAAGGCTCTGACATGGCTGTCGTGCCGATGTAATTTGGTCCCTGTCAAAGTAGCTACAACTTGTCTGGTTGTTAGAAGATAAGAAACAATACTGACTGTACATTACTCAGTTTTAGAACAACCGACACAAATATTTACTCACCCCAAAACCTCCACAATTTTGTGTCTGCACAGCTCCTCTGCCAGAACCTCAATGCTGCTGTCTGTCAGGTTATTGACACACAATctgaacacaaaaaaagcaaaataagtCTGAATATCTGCCAGTGTTGATAGGAAGGTACAAGTGCTGCTTCAAAGTTTGCTTACCCTTTAGAATTTTCTATACTTCTGCATAAATATGATCTAAAACGCCAACAGTTGATGAAAAAGCTTAAATTTAACAATTGTGAAAGAAAattatactatatatatatatctatgttAACTGCAAAAGAAAATCCAGTAAGACATGTGTGAGAGGTAAATGGCTGTGAACTTAGAGAGTTTTCAATTGTTGGTTCAATGTAAATCTAATGTTCACAATATATATTTATGGattaatcaaaaacaaaaaaagatttctgagaccatcagaaaaaagttgttCACAGTTTAGACTGTAATGTCAGAGGGGGCATGTGATCATCTCAGTATGGGTTTAGAGATTTCCTTTAAATGGTCAGTAGGTAAGGCATTATAACAACCCCAGAGACATAACAGTTGTAGAAGTAGATTCTGGTAAGAGGAAGGATCAAATGTTTGAAGGGAGAAGTTtatgatcatttaaaaaaaatgacaacaggATCAGATTTTTACAGATAGAACTGAGAAATTCTTTTATGTGACATAAAGAATGGGAGACTAAAGTAACCTCCCATATCCATAGAATCCtattaaaatgtgaaaaaaaaaatagaattggTTTTACTGGGGAACACAAGACATAAAAGTAAAATGAGAGCTGGAGATCTTTGCAGAAACAAAAAGATAAAAGGTAACTAACAGCCCAATGTAACTGTAAACAAACTGGGGGTCATACTCACGTTTTCTGAGACTGTCCAAAGTTAAATTCCAAAATGCAAAAGACTCGATCAGATTGTTAATAGCATCTTAAATTCTGACTTACTACTGAAGCCTTTGTTTTATGTCTTTGCAGTGATCGACAATGGAAttccagaaaagaaaaagatgtatCTACAGATTCTTTTATCATCCCACAGAAAGTGATAACTGTACACTGACTCAAACCACCAGTTCCCACACTGCATCAGTGGAAAAAACGATTTTTGACCGTGCAttcaaggaaaagaaaaacgcCTTCCTCCTCACTTACATCTTTAAATCAATGTGCTAATTCTGGACTCACCATGGGATCATTTTTtaaacatacacacacccacaaacacacacacaactcttAAGTTAAATATCTgcttattcagttttttttctctttgatgtccTCTTTATGTGAGAGAATATGTTATCATGACTCAATGATTACAGACTGTATACGgttattcttattattttctACCCGTTGTTTCCACCAGACAGGCTCAGAGCAACCCAAGGTGGGAGAATATAAACTTTCATGAGACCATCATCAAGAGAACAATTAACAGCATGGCAGGGCTGCGAGGCCACGATCGTAGCAGGTTACAACATCTCCTCCCTTTTGTTTCCACCCCCCTTATCCCCTCCACATTTGGCTGCTTCTCCCTGTGAATGCTGCATTCCATCGTCTCATCTCCCACTCAGCTCCACACCATTGTTTACCCCAGTAACACTCTAACCTAACCTCATCATGTTTTCTGTGAGATTCTCTTGTGCACCTGCCAACCAGCTAATCCTGTTTATCACAGCGGCACAGGATCCCTACTGCTGCCACTGTTTGCTCTCTTGGCCCTCTCCCAGGCTGTCAGTACGTCATCTCATCCCGTCTCCAACTGCTAGTCAACTATATTCAATAATCTTGTTAATAAATTACCCTAAAGTCAACCTCTGTCTGCTTTTGGGTTCAGCTGCCATTGCCATGTGACATGCCTGTTTGATAAAGATCATGTGGTCAAGCCAGAGTGTTGGATATCCATTTCACAACAGTAAATATCTCAATCCACTCACTCACAATCATCTCAATACAAGAGACTGTGTTGGTAGATTTGCAGACTTCTCAGGCTCcttctgaaactttttttttttgctgtcaaaGTACCCAGCAACAAATCTAGAAACTTCTGAATGAACATTCACTCGTTTTCAGTACACACTTCATCCTGCTCAAGGTGACAGGGGGCCTGGAGCCCATTGGTAAGAAGCAGggggacaggttgccagtccatcaccgGGCCaacacataggctgtgttcgaaaccgcatacttctcctactactcctactactcatactaactttaacttttttaagttcccggatgtatactagatgcatactagattcgccgaaatgttgagtatgcatcatgaggttactactcatactcaaactacccaagatgcaacgtaacttgacgtcgccgatcatcatttcctgtcaaaacggcagtttcaagctagctacaatgagggtaggttcacttcctgttttcaaaacaaaagcaccaattgtatcgtaatggctttccctatgataaaaggcaacaggtattttattttgtgaaaataaccggaagtgcgttgctcatatttacagagtttatagcaggagcgaagtgcattgtgtgtaaacgctctgcatactgtctgatcgatgagtatgccgtttgcaagtatgtagtatgtagtaggcggtttcgaacacagccatagacaaataaccatgcacactcacactcacactcactcctaaagtCGATGTGGAACCCTCCTGCTGTGAGCTGACAGAGCTAACTACCACACCACCGTGCCGCCTAAAATGTTCAAACATTTTGAAGTGAATCCCAAGGTAGAAACATTCATCCAGTAAAACAATAGACCTGAACACACAAGTCATCAGCGGTGACCGGTTTAAGGGTCACACAGCTTTGAAGCTCACATCAGGTTATATTGGTTCATTTTCAAGAATTAAGAAATGACGAAAAGTACCATATTTTTGTTTTAGATTTAAGAGTTGTGTATTTACCCTTTAGGCTTCTGATGTTTTAGATCAGATATACAGTGTAAATCTATCAAAACTTTTCCAAATTGCTTTCATGCACCATTATAGGTAAAACACATTCAACTCACCTCACAACCGTCATTTTGCAAAAGGATGGTTTGAGCTGCTTCACGCCATAGTCACTGATGTTGTTGTTATCCATGTCGAGTCCCAGGAGCTTCTGGCGGTGCTGCAGGACAAAGTTTATGGCGGTGCAGTCTCCTGAGTATATGTTACAGTAACCCAGCTTGATAAAGCCTGCTGTGATGCCTTTTGCTGTCATCTTAGCAATGTCTTTGCTCCCTGTCTCAAAGATACACCTCAACATCCAAAGAAAGTTgggcaaaacatgaaccttcTTGCCCTCGTTACCATTGTAGTGAGGTAAGCCCTGCAGGTGGGACTTGACACTCGTGGACAGGTAAGACTTTAACAAAGCCcgttttttctttaataaaacaGGAGATACAAAATCCTCCATCAGGCCCATCTTACTTTTTGACAGGAGTCCACACAAGAACAGGTTAGTGAACTGAAGGTGCTCATTTTTTGCAAATGgcttcttttcatttggtttCACAGAGGAGTTGACGCATACAACTAAAGACAGACAGGATGGTTCTGTTCTTCTGCTGCACTCTGTGAAGAACTTAAGGATGGAGCATGCAGCAGACTGCTCATCCAGCACAAGAGCCAGCGCAGCTAAGAATGACTGGAGGGTAGCATGGATGAATTCGTATGTGGCAGGGCCTTCACTGGCATCATAGTCCCTGACGGGTCGAAGAAAACCCAGGGCCAGGTCTTCCTCTGTGAGACCACACTCACAGATCTCCTCTTGGTGGCAAATCAAACTGCCTCTCTCTAAACCCTGAAGTGCCAGCTTAGAAAATGCAGCGAGGGGCCTGAGTCCCGCTTGGAACGTCTCTGAGGTGCAGCGGGTGCTTTTCTTCAGCAGAGAAGGAGCGGCTGAGGCTGAGCGGCTGAGGAACACTTCAGACAGCAGGAGGAAGATGTCAGTGAGTGTGATGCAGCTTTCCGGCAGATGAAAACTATCATGCATCGTGTGCAGGTGCCTAAAGCTCTTGAATACGATCCAGCAGAAGAGCGGCGTGGAGCAGAGGCCACACAGGTGGGGGCTGGCATCCAGCTGGACTGACACCAGGTCTTGGTGCTCCTGCTCCCTAAAGTGCAGTTCAGT
This window harbors:
- the nod1 gene encoding nucleotide-binding oligomerization domain-containing protein 1 isoform X1, with amino-acid sequence MGQIEETKVSCLNILTCHRELLVSRLRSIQCLLDNLLGCGFFCEEDVEIVQRTVTKKDQVRKILELIQFKGEEACEYFIFIIYKVCDAYVDLQPWLKEINFNPSNDVTQMKVVNTDPISRYCEKLRHQMSRDTSFIMSYGQQDETRLEDLYTDTVMEVLSDCNESLGFLHSLDQLLSDDALFNSEGEIIYVMGDAGVGKSILLQKLQNLWSKKELQTGAIFFFKFRCRMFSFFKDTEQISLSDLLFKYNCYPDHDPDNEVFNYILRFPEKVVFTFDGYDEIQEDLDLMNVPEAVSPEDKANSLQLLISLLCGKLLKGSKKVLTARSGIEMQSKVIRKKVALRGFSLDHLKTYTELHFREQEHQDLVSVQLDASPHLCGLCSTPLFCWIVFKSFRHLHTMHDSFHLPESCITLTDIFLLLSEVFLSRSASAAPSLLKKSTRCTSETFQAGLRPLAAFSKLALQGLERGSLICHQEEICECGLTEEDLALGFLRPVRDYDASEGPATYEFIHATLQSFLAALALVLDEQSAACSILKFFTECSRRTEPSCLSLVVCVNSSVKPNEKKPFAKNEHLQFTNLFLCGLLSKSKMGLMEDFVSPVLLKKKRALLKSYLSTSVKSHLQGLPHYNGNEGKKVHVLPNFLWMLRCIFETGSKDIAKMTAKGITAGFIKLGYCNIYSGDCTAINFVLQHRQKLLGLDMDNNNISDYGVKQLKPSFCKMTVVRLCVNNLTDSSIEVLAEELCRHKIVEVLGLYNNHITDVGAKLVARIIEECPKLAVVKVGKNKITSVGGRYLASAIQKSTSIFDVGMWGNNIGDEGAEAFAEALRNHPRLTNLSLSANGITSKGGRCLAEALKENSVLRIFWLVQNELTDDAAPCLAELIQANTGLSHLWLISNQFTADGIRHFAEALTHNTQLKEICVRGNQFSEEEERQFASEKRLRLH
- the nod1 gene encoding nucleotide-binding oligomerization domain-containing protein 1 isoform X2, whose product is MSRDTSFIMSYGQQDETRLEDLYTDTVMEVLSDCNESLGFLHSLDQLLSDDALFNSEGEIIYVMGDAGVGKSILLQKLQNLWSKKELQTGAIFFFKFRCRMFSFFKDTEQISLSDLLFKYNCYPDHDPDNEVFNYILRFPEKVVFTFDGYDEIQEDLDLMNVPEAVSPEDKANSLQLLISLLCGKLLKGSKKVLTARSGIEMQSKVIRKKVALRGFSLDHLKTYTELHFREQEHQDLVSVQLDASPHLCGLCSTPLFCWIVFKSFRHLHTMHDSFHLPESCITLTDIFLLLSEVFLSRSASAAPSLLKKSTRCTSETFQAGLRPLAAFSKLALQGLERGSLICHQEEICECGLTEEDLALGFLRPVRDYDASEGPATYEFIHATLQSFLAALALVLDEQSAACSILKFFTECSRRTEPSCLSLVVCVNSSVKPNEKKPFAKNEHLQFTNLFLCGLLSKSKMGLMEDFVSPVLLKKKRALLKSYLSTSVKSHLQGLPHYNGNEGKKVHVLPNFLWMLRCIFETGSKDIAKMTAKGITAGFIKLGYCNIYSGDCTAINFVLQHRQKLLGLDMDNNNISDYGVKQLKPSFCKMTVVRLCVNNLTDSSIEVLAEELCRHKIVEVLGLYNNHITDVGAKLVARIIEECPKLAVVKVGKNKITSVGGRYLASAIQKSTSIFDVGMWGNNIGDEGAEAFAEALRNHPRLTNLSLSANGITSKGGRCLAEALKENSVLRIFWLVQNELTDDAAPCLAELIQANTGLSHLWLISNQFTADGIRHFAEALTHNTQLKEICVRGNQFSEEEERQFASEKRLRLH